The DNA sequence TGATCGCCCGCGCGGAAGTCATTGATCTCTCGAAGATGTCCGGCTCCAAGATCAAGTTCGGTGCCAAGGTCAAGCTCGTTGACGAGGACACCGAAGAAGAAAAGACCTATCAGATCGTCGGCGACCAGGAAGCCGACGTGAAGGCTGGCCGAATCTCGATCTCGTCGCCGATCGCACGCGCCTTGATCGGCAAGGAAGTCGGCGATTCCATCGAAGTGAACGCCCCCGGCGGCTCCAAGGCCTACGAAATTCTCGCGGTCAACTGGGGCTGATCAGCCCCAGCTGGGGCGAAGCCTCCCTTCGCCCCGTTTCTCCCTTTCCAAAAGACGATCGTTGCTCGCGCAAGGAGTGCGCTTTCGTGGCCGATATCCGGAACGTCGAGGTCATCGCTCCCAACTTCAAGCGCCGCCTCTCGGGCGTGACGTCCACCATTATCCAGTTGATTCCGATCCAGCGCGCGCTTGGCGAGAAGATCGCCGTGCTTGGCCCTGGACTGCCGGACACCCTACCCTCGATCCGATTCCGCGATCTCCTGCGCTTGTGGAGTGCACCCGATGGCCGACCCTGCCGGGTCTGGCACGCGCGCCGCAATGTCGAGATGCTGCCGGCGATCATGCTGCGCGATCTGCTCGGCATGAAGCTGAAGATCGTCTTCACCTCGGCCTCGCAGCGCCGCCACACTGGCTGGAGCAAGTTCCTGATCTCAAGGATGGATGCGGTGATTGCGACGAGCGGCAAGACCGCCGCCTATCTCGAAGTGCCGAACACGGTGATCCTGCACGGCATCGATACGAAACGTTTCCAGCCGCCGGCCGATGCGGGCGCGGCCAAGTCTGCGCTCGGGCTTGATCCCGCGCAGAAATATGTCGGCTGCTTTGGACGGGTGCGTAAGCAGAAGGGAACCGATCTCTTCGT is a window from the Ensifer adhaerens genome containing:
- the greA gene encoding transcription elongation factor GreA, producing MVEKVPMTQGGFVNLQEELRWRQQEERPRIIEAIAEARAHGDLSENAEYHAAKEAQSHNEGRVTELEDLIARAEVIDLSKMSGSKIKFGAKVKLVDEDTEEEKTYQIVGDQEADVKAGRISISSPIARALIGKEVGDSIEVNAPGGSKAYEILAVNWG
- a CDS encoding glycosyltransferase family 4 protein, whose protein sequence is MADIRNVEVIAPNFKRRLSGVTSTIIQLIPIQRALGEKIAVLGPGLPDTLPSIRFRDLLRLWSAPDGRPCRVWHARRNVEMLPAIMLRDLLGMKLKIVFTSASQRRHTGWSKFLISRMDAVIATSGKTAAYLEVPNTVILHGIDTKRFQPPADAGAAKSALGLDPAQKYVGCFGRVRKQKGTDLFVDSMIALLPCRPGWSAIVAGRATGPHVAFENELKERVAKAGLTDRIRFVGEHTNIPDWYRALDLFIAPQRWEGFGLTPLEAMATGVPVVATDVGAFSELVVVGEQETGTIIAANDLQAMVEATASFMDNDRRRTMAGANGLGLTCASFAIEGEARAINAVYERLMRF